The Microbacterium sp. KUDC0406 genome includes a window with the following:
- a CDS encoding alpha-hydroxy acid oxidase — translation MTRRIRRRVPTWGAVAPLLGFRRPVWNSVDRRLAQALSVKDLARIARRTTPRSVFDYVHGAAEDELSIARARRAFAQVEFEPRVLHDVAEVDTSTTILGRAASLPLILAPTGFTRMMHHEGEIAVASAAARAGVPYTLSTMGTTSPRELKQAVPHGDDWFQLYLWKDRDGTRRLVDEARSAGYDTLVLTVDTPVAGNRLRDARNGLTIPPTLNPKTIWDMAWHPAWWFNVLTTDPIEFASLRSFDGTVAELVAKMFDPSLKIEDLAWLREEWSGRLVVKGIQSVADARRVVDAGADALVVSNHGGRQLDRAPTPLRLLPEVAAAVGDDAEIFLDTGILSGADVLAAVGLGADACMVGRAYLYGLMAGGERGVDRMLQLMRAEAVRTMQLTGVSTIAELRGRVRLS, via the coding sequence GTGACCCGTCGCATCCGCCGCCGGGTGCCGACCTGGGGTGCCGTGGCCCCGCTGCTCGGATTCCGCCGACCGGTGTGGAACAGCGTGGATCGCAGGCTCGCGCAGGCGCTGTCCGTGAAGGACCTCGCCCGCATCGCGCGGCGCACCACGCCCCGGTCGGTGTTCGACTACGTGCACGGGGCGGCCGAGGACGAGCTGAGCATCGCCCGCGCCCGGCGGGCGTTTGCGCAGGTCGAGTTCGAGCCGCGTGTGCTGCACGACGTGGCCGAGGTCGACACATCGACGACGATCCTCGGCCGCGCGGCATCCCTGCCGCTGATCCTGGCGCCCACCGGATTCACCCGGATGATGCATCACGAGGGCGAGATCGCGGTGGCGAGTGCCGCCGCCCGCGCCGGCGTGCCGTACACGCTGTCCACGATGGGGACGACGTCGCCGCGAGAGCTGAAGCAGGCGGTGCCGCACGGCGACGACTGGTTCCAGCTTTACCTCTGGAAGGACCGCGACGGCACCCGGCGACTGGTCGACGAGGCGCGCAGCGCCGGCTACGACACCCTGGTCCTCACCGTCGACACTCCGGTCGCGGGCAACAGGCTGCGCGACGCACGCAACGGCCTCACCATCCCTCCGACGCTGAACCCGAAGACGATCTGGGACATGGCGTGGCATCCGGCGTGGTGGTTCAACGTGCTCACCACCGATCCGATCGAGTTCGCCAGCCTGCGGTCGTTCGACGGCACGGTCGCCGAGCTTGTGGCGAAGATGTTCGACCCGAGCCTGAAGATCGAGGACCTGGCCTGGCTGCGCGAGGAGTGGTCGGGCAGGCTCGTTGTCAAGGGCATCCAGTCGGTCGCCGATGCCCGGCGAGTCGTTGACGCCGGTGCCGATGCGCTGGTGGTCTCGAACCACGGGGGCCGCCAGCTGGATCGCGCACCCACTCCCCTGCGGCTGCTGCCCGAGGTCGCCGCGGCGGTCGGCGACGATGCCGAGATCTTCCTCGACACCGGCATCCTCTCCGGCGCGGACGTGCTCGCCGCCGTCGGCCTCGGCGCCGACGCCTGCATGGTCGGCCGCGCGTATCTGTACGGTCTGATGGCCGGCGGCGAGCGGGGTGTCGACCGGATGCTGCAGCTGATGCGCGCCGAGGCGGTGCGCACCATGCAGCTCACCGGGGTCTCAACGATCGCCGAGCTGCGCGGACGCGTGCGCCTGAGCTGA
- a CDS encoding ABC transporter ATP-binding protein, with translation MAGPLLSVQDLTVSYGRVEAVRGVSFDVEAGSLVTLVGANGAGKSSIINAVSGLVRPSGGRILFDGDDITRAKSHRLVPRGLVQVPEGRQVLATMTITENLQVGARSHGRGAGAAIDEIYRRFPVLGERRRLPAGSLSGGEQQMLAIARAMLARPRLVLMDEPSMGLAPKIVDEVFAVIEEVRAGGTTVLLVEQNARRALQAADEGHILQNGEIARSGKASDLLADDDIIQAYLGTGSGGPAPVEAEEAAADAPEGPGS, from the coding sequence ATGGCCGGACCGCTGCTGAGCGTACAGGATCTCACCGTCTCGTACGGCCGGGTGGAGGCCGTGCGCGGTGTCTCGTTCGACGTCGAGGCCGGGTCGCTGGTCACCCTCGTAGGTGCGAACGGCGCCGGGAAGTCGTCGATCATCAATGCGGTCTCGGGGTTGGTGCGCCCCTCCGGCGGACGCATCCTCTTCGACGGCGACGACATCACCCGCGCCAAGTCGCACAGGCTGGTGCCGCGCGGGCTGGTGCAGGTGCCGGAGGGCCGTCAAGTGCTGGCCACCATGACGATCACCGAGAACCTGCAGGTGGGCGCCCGCTCGCACGGCCGAGGCGCCGGGGCCGCGATCGACGAGATCTACCGGCGCTTCCCGGTGCTCGGGGAGCGCCGCAGGCTGCCTGCCGGATCGCTGTCCGGTGGCGAGCAGCAGATGCTCGCCATCGCACGCGCCATGCTCGCCCGGCCACGTCTCGTACTGATGGACGAGCCGTCGATGGGTCTGGCCCCGAAGATCGTCGACGAGGTGTTCGCCGTCATCGAAGAGGTGCGCGCGGGCGGCACGACGGTGCTGCTCGTGGAGCAGAACGCCCGCAGGGCGCTGCAGGCCGCCGACGAGGGACACATCCTGCAGAACGGCGAGATCGCGCGCTCCGGCAAGGCGTCAGATCTGCTCGCCGACGACGACATCATCCAGGCCTACCTGGGCACCGGCAGCGGCGGTCCCGCACCGGTCGAGGCCGAGGAAGCGGCCGCAGATGCTCCGGAGGGCCCGGGCTCGTGA
- a CDS encoding type II toxin-antitoxin system VapC family toxin, with the protein MPALVLDASTIVELVGGELEWSLDGAFHAHAGLDLEVLSVLRRRALHHDMPQHVAREALDVFASLEIERHPVRQLLPRIWAMRHDISAYDAGYVALAEALGVPLVTLDRRLAKTAERYCDVIVL; encoded by the coding sequence ATGCCGGCACTGGTTCTTGACGCGTCCACGATCGTCGAACTCGTCGGAGGTGAGCTCGAGTGGAGCCTGGACGGGGCGTTCCACGCCCATGCCGGACTGGACCTGGAGGTGCTCTCGGTGCTTCGTCGCAGGGCACTGCACCACGACATGCCGCAGCATGTGGCGAGGGAGGCTCTTGATGTCTTCGCGTCACTCGAGATCGAGCGGCATCCGGTGCGGCAGCTTCTGCCGCGCATCTGGGCCATGCGTCACGACATCTCAGCGTATGACGCCGGCTACGTCGCCCTGGCGGAAGCGCTTGGGGTCCCGCTCGTGACGCTCGACCGGCGACTGGCGAAGACTGCAGAGCGGTACTGCGACGTCATCGTTCTCTGA
- a CDS encoding MmcQ/YjbR family DNA-binding protein, with translation MATLDDVRRIALEFPRVSEKTEGHGGGASWRTAAGMLAWERPPRKHDLEQLDALGREWPEGLIIGIRVDGEQAKAALLETYPDVFFTIPHFDGYPAVLTRVDAIDEQLLRETLTDAWLLRVPRTVAKAWLAEHGLE, from the coding sequence ATGGCGACGCTCGACGATGTGCGCAGGATCGCGCTGGAGTTTCCGCGGGTCTCCGAGAAGACCGAGGGGCACGGCGGCGGGGCGTCCTGGCGCACGGCGGCCGGGATGCTCGCCTGGGAGCGGCCGCCTCGCAAGCACGACCTCGAGCAGCTGGACGCGCTCGGCCGGGAGTGGCCGGAAGGGCTGATCATCGGCATCCGCGTCGACGGTGAGCAGGCCAAGGCGGCCCTGCTGGAGACCTACCCCGACGTGTTCTTCACGATCCCGCACTTCGACGGATACCCCGCTGTGCTGACCCGCGTCGACGCGATCGACGAGCAGCTGCTGCGCGAGACCCTGACGGATGCCTGGCTGCTGCGCGTGCCCCGCACGGTCGCGAAGGCGTGGCTCGCCGAGCACGGACTGGAGTAG
- a CDS encoding ABC transporter ATP-binding protein produces MPAPVIAARDLVKAYRVKGKPDFLAVDGLSFDVAPGESFGLLGPNGAGKSTTMKMVGAVSARTGGELSILGLDPDRYGPEIRSRLGVVPQQDTLDGELNVRENLYIYGRYFGLPAKVCREKAEELLDFAQLAEKASSKVDQLSGGMKRRLTIARGLINDPRILLLDEPTTGLDPQARHVLWDRLFRLKEQGTTLVLTTHYMDEAEQLCDRLVVVDKGRIMAEGTPASLIREHSSREVLEVRFGSAHNADAARRMQGIGDRVEELPDRVLVYAQDGEAALEQVSARDLHPITSLVRRSSLEDVFLRLTGRSLIE; encoded by the coding sequence GTGCCCGCTCCCGTCATCGCCGCCCGCGACCTCGTCAAGGCCTACCGTGTCAAAGGCAAGCCCGACTTCCTCGCCGTCGACGGACTGAGCTTCGACGTCGCTCCCGGCGAGTCGTTCGGGCTGCTCGGGCCGAACGGTGCCGGCAAGTCCACCACCATGAAGATGGTCGGCGCGGTCTCTGCGCGCACCGGCGGCGAGCTCAGCATCCTCGGGCTCGACCCCGACCGGTACGGGCCGGAGATCCGCTCCCGCCTCGGCGTCGTACCGCAGCAGGACACGCTCGACGGCGAGCTGAACGTGCGCGAGAACCTGTACATCTACGGCCGCTACTTCGGGCTGCCGGCCAAGGTCTGCCGTGAGAAGGCCGAGGAGCTGCTGGACTTCGCACAGCTCGCGGAGAAGGCGTCGTCGAAGGTCGATCAGCTCTCCGGCGGCATGAAGCGGCGGCTCACGATCGCCCGGGGCCTGATCAACGACCCGCGCATCCTGCTGCTCGACGAGCCGACCACGGGCCTCGACCCGCAGGCGCGGCACGTTCTCTGGGATCGGCTGTTCCGGCTCAAGGAGCAGGGCACGACCCTGGTGCTCACCACGCACTACATGGATGAGGCCGAGCAGCTCTGCGACCGGCTGGTCGTGGTCGACAAGGGCAGGATCATGGCGGAGGGCACGCCGGCGTCGCTGATCCGCGAGCACTCCAGCCGAGAGGTGCTCGAGGTGCGCTTCGGATCGGCGCACAACGCCGACGCGGCGCGGCGGATGCAGGGAATCGGCGATCGTGTCGAGGAGCTGCCCGACCGTGTGCTGGTGTACGCGCAGGACGGCGAGGCAGCCCTCGAGCAGGTCAGCGCCCGCGACCTGCATCCGATCACCTCGCTCGTGCGACGATCGAGCCTGGAGGACGTGTTCCTGCGGCTGACCGGAAGGTCGCTGATCGAATGA
- a CDS encoding AsnC family protein, with product MTTRTAISTDPEGEPLAELHRLTGIRRELARAEEAQVRKARMTGYSWQAIASALGISKQAAHKRYGRQ from the coding sequence ATGACCACGCGAACCGCGATCTCCACCGACCCCGAGGGCGAGCCACTGGCCGAGCTGCACCGGCTCACCGGCATCCGTCGCGAACTCGCGCGCGCTGAAGAGGCACAGGTGCGCAAGGCGCGCATGACCGGGTATTCCTGGCAGGCGATCGCGAGCGCTCTCGGCATCTCGAAGCAGGCCGCGCACAAGCGGTACGGTCGCCAGTAG
- a CDS encoding FitA-like ribbon-helix-helix domain-containing protein yields MSRMLQVRNLPDEVHARLKERAAAERMSLSDYVARELERLVRYRSNAEILAAARARRIAGGAAMTREEILGTLHEVRAERESELERRDAQRDGAVRDAGTGS; encoded by the coding sequence ATGTCTCGCATGCTTCAGGTGAGGAATCTTCCCGATGAGGTCCACGCGCGTCTCAAGGAACGTGCGGCGGCCGAGCGCATGTCGCTGTCCGACTATGTCGCTCGTGAACTGGAACGGCTCGTGAGGTACCGCAGCAACGCCGAGATCCTGGCAGCTGCACGTGCGCGGCGGATCGCAGGCGGTGCGGCGATGACGCGTGAGGAGATCCTCGGGACGCTCCATGAGGTGCGGGCCGAGCGCGAGTCAGAACTGGAACGACGCGATGCGCAGCGGGATGGGGCGGTGCGGGATGCCGGCACTGGTTCTTGA
- a CDS encoding ABC transporter permease gives MTTTELTDAPRVRAGGVRALWAGNPWSVVLRGLIAARSSSFVVILSGFFEPVLYLASMGIGLGALIGDVQTESGASVPYAAFIAPALLAVSAMNGAIYDSTWNVFFKLNYGKLYEGMLATSLGPLDVALGEIIYALLRGLVYASGFMIIMQIWGLNLSWTAVFALPAVALIAFGFASFGMAVTSYMKAFQHMDWIQFVLMPMFLFSATFYPITVYPEWVQAIVRALPLWHGVELIRGLTTGALYPGMLWHVLYYVVMIAIGLVFTTKRLRALFLG, from the coding sequence ATGACGACCACCGAGCTGACGGATGCTCCGCGCGTGAGAGCCGGGGGAGTGCGGGCGCTCTGGGCCGGCAATCCCTGGTCGGTGGTGCTGCGCGGACTGATCGCGGCGCGGTCGTCGAGCTTCGTGGTGATCCTGTCCGGCTTCTTCGAGCCGGTGCTGTACCTGGCGTCGATGGGCATCGGACTCGGCGCGCTGATCGGCGACGTTCAGACCGAGTCCGGGGCATCCGTGCCCTATGCGGCGTTCATCGCACCGGCCCTGCTCGCCGTGTCGGCGATGAACGGCGCGATCTACGACTCCACCTGGAACGTCTTCTTCAAGCTGAACTACGGCAAGCTCTACGAGGGGATGCTGGCGACCTCGCTCGGCCCGCTCGACGTGGCGCTCGGCGAGATCATCTACGCGCTGCTGCGCGGGCTGGTCTACGCGAGCGGATTCATGATCATCATGCAGATCTGGGGGCTCAACCTGTCGTGGACAGCGGTCTTCGCGCTGCCCGCGGTGGCGCTGATCGCGTTCGGCTTCGCCAGCTTCGGGATGGCGGTGACCAGCTACATGAAGGCGTTCCAGCACATGGACTGGATCCAGTTCGTGCTGATGCCGATGTTCCTGTTCTCGGCGACGTTCTATCCGATCACGGTCTACCCGGAGTGGGTGCAGGCCATCGTGCGGGCGCTGCCGCTGTGGCACGGCGTGGAGCTGATCCGCGGACTGACCACCGGGGCGCTGTACCCCGGCATGCTGTGGCACGTCCTCTACTACGTGGTCATGATCGCGATCGGGCTGGTGTTCACGACCAAGCGGCTGCGGGCGCTGTTCCTGGGCTGA
- a CDS encoding ABC transporter permease translates to MSHWDPEPVEGRASTGSATDGLDELRDEAIAAARRTRRRGSWYVAEHIVSAMRAYGWTIIVGAVGQPVLYLVGLALGLAALIQAPIQDGSQQVDYVVFVAPALLMSAAITVASEEFSYPVMAGFKWRRFFYGFSASPLSSGQIVTGEVIGVMARVVLTAGLYYLFLLLFPAVGNPAVSWVMILVGILAALAFGTPLLAYAASLEEDTGQFALVQRFVFMPMFLFSGTFYPLDTLPVWLQWIGWISPLWHATELGRDLSYARDTGGVMIAVHLIVLFAFAIGGYVVARRIFARRLAA, encoded by the coding sequence ATGAGTCACTGGGACCCTGAGCCGGTCGAAGGGCGCGCTTCGACAGGCTCAGCGACCGATGGTCTCGACGAGCTGCGCGACGAGGCGATCGCCGCCGCGCGTCGCACTCGCCGCCGGGGCTCGTGGTACGTCGCCGAGCACATCGTCAGCGCAATGCGCGCCTATGGCTGGACGATCATCGTCGGCGCCGTCGGACAGCCGGTACTGTACCTGGTCGGCCTCGCGCTCGGCCTCGCCGCGCTGATCCAGGCTCCGATCCAGGACGGCTCGCAGCAGGTCGACTACGTCGTCTTCGTCGCCCCCGCGCTGCTGATGAGCGCCGCGATCACCGTGGCCTCCGAGGAGTTCAGCTATCCGGTGATGGCCGGCTTCAAGTGGCGGCGCTTCTTCTACGGGTTCAGCGCCTCGCCGCTGTCGTCGGGGCAGATCGTGACCGGCGAGGTCATCGGGGTGATGGCACGTGTCGTGCTGACCGCCGGGCTCTACTACCTGTTCCTGCTGCTGTTCCCTGCTGTCGGGAATCCGGCCGTCTCGTGGGTCATGATCCTCGTCGGCATCCTCGCCGCGCTCGCCTTCGGCACCCCGTTGCTCGCGTACGCGGCATCGCTCGAGGAGGACACCGGACAGTTCGCCCTGGTGCAGCGCTTCGTGTTCATGCCGATGTTCCTGTTCTCGGGCACCTTCTACCCGCTGGACACGCTGCCGGTGTGGCTGCAGTGGATCGGCTGGATCTCGCCGCTATGGCACGCGACCGAGCTCGGACGCGATCTGTCTTACGCGCGTGACACCGGCGGCGTGATGATCGCCGTGCACCTGATCGTGCTGTTCGCCTTCGCCATCGGCGGCTACGTCGTCGCCCGCCGCATCTTCGCGAGGAGGCTGGCCGCATGA